One genomic segment of Candidatus Neomarinimicrobiota bacterium includes these proteins:
- a CDS encoding endonuclease/exonuclease/phosphatase: protein MAKIFTKNEWRKIHAELDRNESEYGLPERDDKSILIASWNIRKFGKIDEKKRDNDHFLFISKVVKRFDLISVQEVMDDLSSIKKLRDLINKDISKPEERYGLVLSDITGDIPGGPGLQERLAFLYKRNRVRRTEIASDISVDRGPVLRKLRNLAGDYIGALVDLISEHEEKRAKYFEWGKVWAKLGKRPKPPSAPKLHFADFLTFVRSPYLVSFQLGVKSANPYEIMAVGAHLVFGTPEQRAKEFSALLEWLSSRLEKPGRAYYPNFLLMGDLNLDLDTEDDRLDTDKYIKELARSIGSGKRKNQVDIYFPFITPYPSPGERFTLRSNVKLSQTYDQIGFFTVDKRMPKSENRNVLGRPGSLEDYGVFNFTKLFAKAIINKSYDKLSERNKDALIRRFHNTVSDHMPIWVRLKMPA from the coding sequence ATGGCAAAAATATTTACGAAGAACGAATGGCGAAAGATACATGCCGAGTTGGATAGAAACGAATCGGAATACGGGCTGCCGGAACGGGATGATAAGTCGATTCTGATCGCATCGTGGAATATCCGAAAATTCGGTAAAATCGATGAAAAGAAACGCGATAATGATCATTTCCTCTTTATTTCCAAAGTAGTAAAAAGGTTTGATCTAATATCAGTTCAGGAAGTCATGGATGACCTTTCAAGCATTAAAAAATTACGTGACCTCATAAACAAGGATATCAGCAAGCCCGAAGAAAGGTACGGTCTGGTTCTCTCCGACATAACCGGCGATATCCCCGGCGGACCCGGATTACAGGAGAGGCTGGCATTTTTATATAAGAGAAACAGAGTCAGAAGAACCGAAATAGCGAGTGACATTTCCGTCGACAGGGGACCGGTTTTGAGAAAATTGCGAAACTTAGCCGGAGACTACATTGGAGCATTAGTCGATCTCATATCCGAGCACGAAGAAAAAAGGGCGAAGTACTTCGAATGGGGAAAAGTCTGGGCTAAATTAGGGAAAAGACCCAAGCCTCCGTCAGCGCCGAAACTGCATTTTGCAGATTTTTTGACGTTTGTCCGTTCACCGTACCTGGTCAGTTTTCAACTCGGCGTTAAATCAGCCAACCCTTATGAAATAATGGCTGTAGGAGCGCACCTGGTTTTCGGTACTCCGGAGCAAAGAGCGAAGGAATTTAGCGCTCTGCTTGAATGGCTCAGCTCACGGCTTGAAAAACCGGGCAGAGCATATTATCCTAATTTCCTGCTTATGGGAGATTTGAACCTCGACCTTGATACTGAAGACGACAGGCTGGATACAGATAAGTACATTAAAGAACTCGCAAGAAGTATTGGTTCAGGTAAAAGAAAAAATCAGGTTGACATCTATTTCCCGTTCATCACACCGTATCCGTCACCGGGTGAGCGTTTCACCCTGAGAAGTAATGTGAAACTCAGTCAAACCTATGACCAGATAGGTTTTTTTACTGTGGATAAGAGGATGCCGAAATCCGAGAACAGGAATGTGCTCGGTCGTCCGGGGTCATTGGAGGATTACGGCGTATTTAATTTCACGAAATTGTTCGCTAAAGCTATAATTAACAAGTCGTACGATAAACTGTCAGAAAGAAACAAAGACGCCCTCATAAGGAGATTTCACAACACGGTCAGCGATCATATGCCGATATGGGTACGGCTTAAAATGCCTGCTTAA